The following coding sequences lie in one Girardinichthys multiradiatus isolate DD_20200921_A chromosome 13, DD_fGirMul_XY1, whole genome shotgun sequence genomic window:
- the LOC124878841 gene encoding sodium/hydrogen exchanger 3-like gives MEDCWRSALFLCLLMVALSLASNVPTHVTTPNQNHGASSTGNDSTTNGGHGTATVTTLPIVTWKWHHVSEPYLVALWVLVSWLCKLIIEANHNVTNYIPESALLICVGFILGGIIWGADKVQTFALSPRVFFFYLLPQIILDAGYSMPNKLFFTNLGGILVYAIIGTCWNAASLGLSLWGCHQGGAMGDIEIGLLQYLLFGSLMAAVDPVAVIAVFEQVHVNEVLFIMVFGESLLNDGVTVVLFNVFDAFVSLGGGGIDAKEIIKGIVSFFVVAFGGSLLGFVFGLLVSLLTRFTKNVQIIEPGFIFVLGYLAYLTAEMLSLSSILSIVFCGICCQKYINLNMNENSVQTVRCAMKVFANGSETIIFVFLGISAIDKTIWVWNTGFILLTLLFIFVYRFIGVFFLTWILNRYRLVPLDFVEQLILGYGGLRGAVAYGLAAMLDETKIKEKNLMLCTTLIVVYFTVILQGVTMKPLVNWLKVKRAAINELTLIEKLQNRVFDHMLVAIEDISGQIGHNYMRDKWRNFEEKWMSWLLLKPSARKKQDHLFNVFHQLNLQDAMEYVTKGERRGSLEFIRNESAFIDFKKRFDEDFADAMPDIMADMADEQDGASAMRRDTISSVSLEMHEQNMRGLRGAEEINSHHLLQQHLYKGRKQHRHRFSRRHFDINQDENEVQEIFQRTMRNRLESFKSGKMGVAPPKTITKHTKREQQPKMLNGKNKCCHSGDEDFEFSEGDSASGYDASFPMKISYRAGAGIKNPAFMPDLNPSSAMHIPPWLADAEPEVNLVAPSERAQVRLPWVPGHHLPSLRTRTRSDDTFQVEDEEQEDREHLHPPPSPPQDDHL, from the exons CTGGCCAGTAATGTCCCAACCCATGTGACCACACCGAACCAGAATCATGGAGCCTCAAGCACCGGGAACGATTCCACCACAAACGGTGGCCATGGAACAGCAACAGTTACCACTTTGCCCATCGTGACGTGGAAGTGGCACCATGTCTCCGAACCGTATCTTGTGGCCCTGTGGGTCCTGGTCTCCTGGCTCTGCAAACTGA TCATCGAGGCCAACCACAATGTGACCAACTACATCCCAGAGAGTGCACTGCTCATCTGTGTTGGGTTCATCCTGGGTGGGATCATCTGGGGTGCAGACAAGGTCCAGACCTTCGCGCTCAGCCCAAGAGTGTTCTTCTTCTACTTGTTGCCCCAAATCATCCTGGACGCGGGCTACAGCATGCCGAACAAGCTCTTCTTCACCAATCTGGGGGGCATCCTGGTTTATGCCATCATCGGGACCTGCTGGAACGCTGCCAGCTTGGGGCTGTCACTGTGGGGGTGTCACCAGGGCGGAGCCATGG GCGACATTGAGATCGGGCTGCTGCAGTACCTCCTGTTCGGCAGTCTGATGGCCGCTGTTGACCCTGTGGCCGTCATCGCCGTGTTTGAGCAGGTCCATGTCAATGAGGTCCTCTTCATCATGGTGTTCGGAGAGTCGCTGCTCAACGACGGCGTGACAGTG GTGCTCTTCAACGTGTTTGACGCATTTGTGTCTCTTGGAGGAGGTGGAATTGATGCTAAAGAAATCATTAAAGGAATAG TTTCCTTCTTCGTGGTGGCATTCGGGGGTTCCCTCTTAGGCTTCGTGTTCGGCCTGCTGGTCTCTCTGTTGACCAGATTCACCAAAAACGTCCAGATTATTGAGCCGGGCTTCATCTTCGTCCTGGGATACTTGGCCTACCTCACGGCCGAGATGCTCTCGCTGTCTTCCATCCTTTC GATTGTTTTCTGCGGTATTTGCTGTCAGAAGTACATCAACTTAAACATGAACGAAAACTCCGTCCAAACGGTCCGTTGCGCCATGAAGGTTTTTGCCAACGGATCGGAAACCATCATCTTTGTCTTCCTCGGCATCTCTGCCATTGACAAGACCATCTGGGTGTGGAACACAGGCTTCATCCTCCTCACGCTGCTCTTCATCTTCGTGTACAGATTCATCG GTGTGTTTTTCCTCACCTGGATCCTGAACAGGTACCGACTCGTCCCGCTAGATTTTGTTGAGCAGTTGATTCTAGGCTACGGTGGCCTGCGAGGGGCTGTGGCTTATGGGCTGGCAGCAATGCTGGATGAGACAAAGATAAAGGAGAAGAACCTGATGTTGTGCACGACTCTCATCGTCGTCTACTTCACTGTGATTCTTCAG GGAGTGACGATGAAACCTTTGGTCAACTGGCTGAAAGTAAAGAGAGCTGCCATCAATGAGCTCACACTCATAGAAAAATTGCAGAACAGG GTGTTTGATCACATGCTGGTTGCTATTGAGGACATTTCAGGACAAATAGGACACAACTACATGAGGGACAA GTGGAGGAACTTCGAGGAGAAGTGGATGTCGTGGCTGTTATTGAAGCCATCAGCAAGAAAGAAGCAGGACCACCTCTTCAACGTCTTCCACCAGCTGAACCTGCAGGATGCTATGGAGTACGTGACCAAG GGTGAGCGCAGAGGCTCTCTGGAGTTTATCCGCAATGAAAGCGCATTCATTGACTTCAAGAAGAGGTTTGATGAAGACTTTGCAGATGCCATGCCAGACATCATGGCTGATATGGCTGATGAGCAGGATGGAGCTTCAGCGATGAG AAGAGACACGATATCATCAGTCAGCTTGGAGATGCATGAGCAGAACATGAGAGGACTCCGAGGAGCAGAGGAAATTAACTCTCATCACCTTCTGCAGCAGCATCTCTACAAAGGCAGGAAGCAG CACCGTCACAGGTTCAGCCGCAGACACTTCGACATCAACCAGGATGAAAATGAGGTGCAGGAGATCTTCCAGAGAACCATGAGGAATCGTCTGGAGTCCTTCAAGTCTGGAAAGATGGGCGTTGCTCCACCAAAGACCATAACTAAGCACACAAAGAGAGAGcagcagccgaag ATGCTGAATGGAAAGAATAAATGCTGCCACTCTGGTGATGAAG attttgagtTTTCAGAAGGAGACAGTGCTTCAGGCTATGATGCTTCCTTCCCCATGAAGATCAGCTACAGAGCAGGAG CTGGAATCAAGAACCCAGCCTTCATGCCGGACCTGAACCCCTCATCGGCGATGCACATCCCTCCCTGGTTGGCGGATGCTGAGCCAGAAGTGAATCTGGTGGCTCCATCGGAACGAGCCCAGGTGAGGCTGCCATGGGTGCCGGGACACCACCTGCCTTCGCTGAGAACCAGGACTCGATCCGATGACACCTTCCAGGTGGAAGATGAAGAGCAAGAGGACCGAGAACACCTGCACCCACCTCCATCTCCCCCTCAAGATGATCACCTGTAG